The genomic region GTACTTCCTCCGCGCGCAGGGCGTGAACGGCCCTGCGCCGACGGTCGTGCTGTTCGACGGTCTCGACAACTGCAAGGAGATGAGCGTGCTCTTCGCCGGCGTCGAGCTCAGCCTTCGCGGCTTCAACACGCTCGCCATCGACGGGCCGGGGCAGGGCGAGTCGCTGCGCCTGCGCAACATCCATTCGCGACACGATTACGAAGTCGCGGGCACCGCGGCGTTCGAATACGTCGACTCGCGCACCGACGTCGATCCGCAGCGCGTCGCGATCGCCGCGTACAGCCTCGGCGGCTATTACGCGCCTCGCATCGCCGCCTTCGAGCGGCGCTACGCCGCCTGCATCGCGTGGGGCGCGATCTACGACTATCACGCGACGTGGGTTAAGCGGCGCGAGCTCGCCAGGACACAGGCCGGCAAGACCCAGGCCGCTTCGCACTTCCAGATCCCGTGGGTGCTCGGCGTGCCCGATTGGGACGCGGCGATGAAGAAGCTCGAGCATTACACCCTCGAAGGCGTGGCGCCGCGCATCCACTGCCCGACGCTCATCCTGCACGGCGAGCGGGACCGGCTGTCGAGCCTGGAGACCGCGCAGAAGCTCTACGACGCGTGCGGCGCGCGCGACAAGACGCTGAAGGTGTTCACCGCCGAGGACAGCGGCATCGAGCACTGCCAAGCCGACAACCGCCAGGTCGGCACCGACTACATCGGCGACTGGCTGCAGGCGCGACTGGGGTAGCTTCGCATGGATGAGCCGCGCTACTGGTTCCGCGCGAAGCGCTACGGCTGGGGCTGGGGTCGGCCGGTGACGTGGGAGGGCTGGGTCGTGCTCGGCGTGTTCGCGGCGCTGCTCGCCGCCGGGCTCTGGCTGTTTCCACCCGAACAAGCGCGTCGCGCGTTCGTCGTTTACAGCCTGGCGCTCGCAGCGGCGGTGGTGGCCGTCTGCTGGATCAAAGGCGAGCCTCCGCGCTGGCGCTGGGGCGATTCGAACAACGATCGAAAGGATGGGGTTTGAGCGGAATCGTGGTCAGGCCTGTCGCGCCCGGCGACTTCGAAGGCTGGAAGCCGTTGTGGAAGGGCTACAACGCGTTCTACGGGCGTGAAGGACCGACTGCGCTTGCGGACGACGTGACACATTCGACGTGGTCGCGCTTCTTCGACGCGTACGAGCCCGTGCACGGGCTCGTCGCGGAAAGCGCGGGCAGTCTGGTCGGGCTGGTGCACTACATCTTCCATCGCAGCACGCTCCACACCGCGCCGATCTGCTATCTGCAGGACCTCTACACCGTGCCGGATCTGCGCGGCAAAGGGGTGGGCCGCGCGCTCATCGAGGCCGTTTACGATCGCGCGAGGGCCGCGAACGCGGGCCGCGTCTACTGGCACACGCACGAGACCAACGCGGTCGCGATGCGCTTGTACGACAAGGTGGCGGACCGGTCGGGGTTCATCGTCTACCGCAAGCCGCTGTGAATCGCGACGAGCCCAGGTGCGCGCAGTGCGGTGAAGCCCACCCGCGCGACGAGCTCGAGCTCGCCTTCCGCCGCCCCGACGTCATCGCGGTGCTGACCGAGACGCAGCGATTCGGCCAGCGCGTCCGGGAAACCGACGATCTGTGCGAGTACGCGGGCGAGTTCTTCGTTCGCGCGGTGCTGCCGCTGCCGGTCGAAGGCTGGGACGAGCCTTATTGCATCGGCCTGTGGGTGAAGGTCGACAGGAGAACGTTCGATCGCGTCCTCGAGCTGTGGGACGACCCCGCGCAGTCCGACGAGCCGCCGTTCGACGCCGTCATCTCGAACGAGATCCCGACGCTGCCCCAGACCGTCGGTTTGCGCGTGCACCTTCAGCTCACCGCTCCCACGAGCCGGCCTTATGCGCTCGTCCCCGCCTGCGCTCATCCGCTGCACCGCGAGCAGAGCGCGGGCATCACCGCGCACCGCGCGAGCGAATACAGCAGCTTGTTCGCGTGAGCGTGGACAGGGGCAATCTCTTCGACGATGCGGCGGCGCCGGGCGGCGGCGAGCGCTGCGACGTGCTGCTCCGGCACCGCAACCTCGTCGTGGAGCGCATCGTGAGCTCGGCCGCGATGGAGCCGAAGTCGTTCGTGCAGGCGCAGGACGAGTGGGTCGTCCTGCTGCGCGGCACCGCGGTGCTCGAAGTCGCCGGCGAGCGCCTCGTTCTTGCGACGGGCGATTACGTGTTCCTGCCTGCCGGCACCGCGCACACCGTGTGCTCCGCGTCCGAAGGCGCGCTGTGGCTCGCGGTGAAATCCGGGTCAGAGTCACATTACGCCTGATTAATCTGACTCTGACCCGGATTGGCGGCGTTGGTATGGGAGTTGCCTCCCTGCCGCCGACATGAAGGCGAGCACACCACAGGCGCTCAAGCCCGAGATCGGCGTCGCGGGCCTGTGGGGGCTCGCCGTCGGACTGGTCATCTCGGGCGAATACTTCGGCTGGAGCTACGGCTGGGCGGCGGCGGGGACGGTCGGCTTCCTCGCCAGCACGCTCATCGTCGGCACGCTCTATCTCGCGTTCATCTTCAGCTTCACCGAGCTCACCACCGCCATACCGCGCGCGGGCGGGCCTTTCGAATACGCCCGCCGAGCGTTCGGCCCGTTCGGCGGACTGGTCGCGGGTTATGCCACGCTCGTCGAGTTCGCCCTCGCGCCGCCCGCCATCGCGGCGGCGCTGGGCGCGTACGTGCATTTCCAGTTCGATTCGGTGCCGGTGTTCGCGGTGGCCGTGGTCGCATACGGGATCTTCGTCTGGCTCAACGTGATCGGCGTGAAGCACGCGGTGCGCTTCGAGCTCTTCGTGACGCTGCTCGCGGTGTTCGAGCTCCTGGTGTTCATGGCCGTCGTGGCGCCGGGCTTTTCGCTCGACAGCTATCTCACCGACCCCATGCCGCACGGATGGAGCGGCGTGCTCGCGGCGATCCCGTTCGCGATCTGGTTCTTCCTCGCGATCGAAGGCGTCGCGATGGCCGCGGAGGAAGTTAAGAAGCCGAAGACGACGATACCGATCGGCTACATCTCGGGCATCGCGACGCTGCTCGTCCTCGCGTTCGGCGTGATGCTGTTCGCGGGCGGCGCGGGGGACTGGAGCCAGCTCACCGCGATCGACAACCCGCTGCCCGAGGCGATGGCGATGGTCGTCGGGCGCGACAGCGGCTGGATCCACATGCTCGTCGCGATCGGGCTGTTCGGCCTGCTCGCGTCGTTTCACGGGATCATCCTTGCGTGCTCGCGCCAGATCTATGCGCTCGCTCGTGCCGGCTACCTGCCCTCGGCGCTGGAAGCGGTGCACGCACGCTACGCCACGCCGCACCTCGCGATCGTCGCGACCGGCGTCATCGGCATCGCGGCGCTGGCGACGGGCGCGACGAGCCAGCTCATCACGCTCTCCGCCCTCGGCGCGATCGTGATGTACATGACGAGCATGCTCGCGCTGTTCCGGCTGCGTAAGACCGCGCCGGATCTCGAACGCCCGTATCGCTGCCCGCTCTTTCCCGTGGCGCCGGCGGTCGCGCTCTGCTTAAGCGCGCTGAGCCTCGCGGTCATCGCGTACTTCAATCCGCTGCTGACGGCGGTGTTCGTCGCGGGCTTCGGCGCCGCCGTGCTGTATTTCCGCGCCACGTCGGAGCGCCGCGCCGGCGCGGAGCCCGGGAGATGAGCCGCACGTTCGATTCGGACGGCGTCGCGATCCATTACGTCGAGGCGGGCGCCGGGCCGCCGGTCGTGCTCGTCCACAGCTACGCGGGCGATCTTCGATCGCAGTGGGTGCAGACCGGTGTGCTCGACGCGCTCGCGCGCGACTATCGTGCGATCGCCTTCGATCATCGCGGGCACGGGGAGAGCGGCAAGCCGCACGATCCCGGCGCATACGGCGTGCGGATGACCTGGGACATCGCGCGGCTCATGGACCACCTCGCCATAGGCCGCGCGCACATCGTCGGCTATTCGATGGGCGCGCACCTCGTGGCGCAGCTTCTCACGCTCGCGCCGCGGCGCTTTCTCTCGGCGACGCTCGGCGGCGGGACGGGACGGCGTCATTGGGGCGACGCGGAAGAGCGCCAGGTCGAGATCGAGGCCGGGGAGATGGAGCGGGGCTCGCTGCGCGCGCAGGTGCTGCGGTTATGGCCCGAGGGCAAGCCGCCGCCGCGCGACGAGGTCATCGCGCGCTCGTCGGCGCTGTTTCTGCGCGGCAAGGACTGCCTGGCGCTCGCGGCGTCGCGCCGCTCGAACCGCGAGCAGGTGTTCGCGACCGAAGACTTGAGCGGTATCGACGCGCCGGTGCTCGGCATCGTGGGCTCGGAGGATCCTTACCTCGCGAGCTACGACGAGCTGCGCGCAGTGCTGCCCCGGATCGAGAGGGTGGTGATCGAAGGCGCGGACCACGCGGGCGCGGCGGGACGAAAGGAGTTCGTCGAGGCGCTATTGGGCTTTTTGAAGAAAACCGGGGTCTGACCCGATGAGGCCGGGGTCAGACCGCAGCCGAGGTTAGAACAGGCTGGCGCCCATGCAGTTGTTGCCGGGATTGTCGGCCTGCCATGCACCGGTGGCGGCGGCGTAGCACTCGGTGGCGGTGATGCCCGTCGCGAGCGCGGCGCGGAACTCTCCGGTCGTGGCGACGCCGTCGTCGATCTTGCGATCGACTTCGGCGAGCAGGTTCGACGGTATGCGCCCGCCGGTCTTCAGGTTGTGCCGGGCCGGTGCGGTGCCCGCGTACTGGTCGTCGAACACGATCTCGAGCGGCTGCTCGTAGCGGTTGCGCGGCGAGGTGCCGGCCCCGACAGTCGTGGCGCAGGTGTAGACCACGGTGATGAAGCCCGCCTTGGACAGGTGCTCCCACGCCAGGGTGTTCTCCGAACCCGTGGCCTCGACGCGATTGTTGCCGTTGCCGTTACCGTCGGGGTTCGGCGTGCCGCACGGGCCGGGGGCGACGTCCTTGATGTTGGCGGTCGCCTGCGCGTAATCGCCGGGCGGATTGCGGTAACGGTCCTGGAAGCCGATGAACGCCGTCTTGTACTGCTCCTGCTGCTGGATGATGTTGCGCACGCGGGCGGCGGTCAGCAGCTCCTGTCCCTTCAGTATGCCCCCGAGCAGCAGCCCGATGATCACGAGCACGATCGCGATCTCGATGAGGGTGAAACCACGAGCTCTTGCGGCCATTCGGTCTCCCTGTTCACAGCGTTCAAGCCCTAGCAGCCCGCATGCCTCGCTCCCGTGCATAGCATGGCGGGTCGCCGCACCGAATTCTGCCAAAAAACTCACGGCCGCCGTTGCGGCCTTTTGATCCACGTCAAACGGGGGCTGCCGTGCAAAACCTACCATCCGGGTGATCTCAACCCGGGGCAGGACCATGCAGCAGGCTTCCACCTACAACTACCGCGTCGTGCGCCAGTTCGCGATCGCCACCGTCGTCTGGGGCGTCGTGGGCATGGCGGTCGGCGTGCTGATCGCCGCCCAGCTCATCTGGCCCGAGCTCAACCTCGCGCCATGGCTTTCGTACGGCCGGCTGCGGCCGCTGCACACCAACGCGGTGATCTTCGCGTTCGGCGGCTGCGCGCTGTTCGCGACGTCGTACCACGTCGTGCAGCGCACCTCGCAGGCGAGGCTGTACGGCGAGAAGCTGGCGGCGTTCACGTTCTGGGGCTGGCAGGCCGTCCTCGTCGCGGCGGTGATCACGCTGCCGATGGGCTACACGAGCTCCAAGGAGTACGCCGAGCTCGAGTGGCCGATCGACGTCCTGATCGCGCTGGTGTGGATTGCGTATGCGGTCGTGTTCTTCGGCACCATCGCCAGGCGCACGGTCAAGCACATCTACGTCGCCAACTGGTTCTTCGGCGCCTACATCATCACCATCGCGGTGCTGCACATCGTCAACAGTGCGGCGCTGCCGGCGACGCTGACGAAATCGTACTCGGCCTATGCGGGCGTGCAGGATGCGATGGTGCAGTGGTGGTACGGCCACAACGCGGTCGGCTTCTTCCTGACCGCGGGCTTTCTCGGGATGATGTACTACTACATCCCCAAGCAGGCGGGGCGGCCGGTCTACTCGTACCGCCTTTCGGTCGTGCACTTCTGGGCCCTGATCTTCACCTACATGTGGGCGGGCCCGCACCACCTGCACTACACCGCGCTGCCGGACTGGGCGCAGTCGATCGGGATGATCTTCTCGCTGATCCTGCTCGCGCCCTCGTGGGGCGGGATGATCAACGGCGTCATGACGCTCTCGGGCGCGTGGCACAAGCTGCGGACCGATCCCATCCTCAAGTTCCTCGTGGTCTCGCTGTCGTTCTACGGCATGGCGACCTTCGAGGGACCGATGATGTCGATCAAGACCGTGAACGCGCTGTCGCACTACACCGACTGGACGGTCGGCCACGTGCACGCCGGCGCGCTCGGCTGGGTCGGCTTCATCACCATCGGCTCGCTGTACTACCTCATCCCGCGGCTGTACGGCCGCGCCGAGATGTACTCGACGAAGCTCATCACCGTGCACTTCTGGATCGCGACCCTCGGCGTCGTGCTCTACATCGCCGCGATGTGGATCGCCGGGGTGATGCAGGGCCTGATGTGGCGCGCGGTCAACGCCGACGGCACCCTCACCTACGCCTTCGCCGAAGGGGTCAAGGCGACCTATCCCTACTACGGCGTGCGCCTGCTGGGCGGGCTGATGTATCTCGGCGGCATGGTCGTCATGGCCTACAACGTCGCGCGCACCGTCATGGGCCACCAGGCGGTGGACGCGCCGATCCCGGGTGCGATCGCTATCAAAGTCGTGCCGGTGACCGCAGCTGCGGTTCCCGCGCAGGCGTAAAGCAGGAGCAGCGCATGTCTTCCCAGGTCACATCGCGGCACGACGTCATCGAGCGCAACATCGGCTTGCTGATCGTGCTCGTCATCCTCGTGATCAGCGTCGGCGGTCTCGTCGAGATCGTGCCGCTCTTCTTCCAGCGCTCGACGACTCAGCCGGTACAGGGGCTGAAACCCTACAGCCCGCTCGCGCTCTCCGGACGCGACATCTACATCCGCGAAGGCTGCAGCAACTGCCATTCGCAGATGATCCGGCCGTTCCGCGCCGAGACCGAGCGCTACGGCCACTACTCGGTGGCCGGCGAGTTCGTCTACGACCGGCCGTTCCTGTGGGGCTCCAAGCGCACCGGCCCGGACCTCGCGAGGGTCGGCCGGCGCTATTCCGACGAATGGCACCGCGTGCATCTCATGAACCCGCGCGACGTCGTGCCCGAATCGAACATGCCCGCGTATGCCTTTCTGGACACCACGCCGCTGAAGGCCGATGACCTGCCGGCGCGGATGCGCACGCTGAGGACGCTGGGCGTGCCCTACACCGACGCGGAGATCGCCGGCGCGCGGGACAGCGTCAAGGGCAAGACCGAGATGGAGGCGGTGATCGCCTATCTGCAGGGCCTCGGCACGGTCCTCCGCAACGTGAGGTAAGCATGGATTACGAGATCGCACGCAGCGTGTCCACGGTCGTGATGTTCGTGGTTTTCGTGGGCATCGCGCTGTGGGCGTACAGCGCCCGTCAGCGCACGCGTTTCGACGAAGCCGCTCAGCTTCCGCTCGAGGACGAGCTCGGGCTCCGTTCGAACGCGAAGGAGCAGGAGCGATGAGCGACTTCATCAGCGAAGGCTGGAGCCTCTACGTCGCGATCGCGACGATCGCCAGCATCGTCGCGTGCGCGCTGCTGCTGCAGTCCCAGTCGAGCCGGCGCAAGGGGAAGGCGCAGGTCGACACCACCGGCCACGTCTGGGACGAAGACCTCGCGGAGTGGAACAACCCGCTGCCGCGGTGGTGGATGTGGCTGTTCTACCTGACGATCGTCTTCGGTCTCGCGTATCTCGTGCTCTACCCGGGGCTCGGCAGCTACCAGGGCTACCTCTCGTGGACTTCGGCCGGGCAGTTCCGGGCCGAGCAGCAGGCGGCCGCGGCGACCTACGGCCCCGCTACGGCGAGGTTCGTCGCGCAGGATATCCGCACCGTCGCGGCCAACGCCGAAGCGCGCGAGATGGGCCAGCGGCTCTTCCTCAACTACTGCTCGCAGTGCCACGGCTCCGACGCCGGCGGCTCGCGCGGCTTCCCGAGCCTGAAGGACAGGGACTGGCTGTACGGCGGCGATCCCGACACGATCAAGGCGAGCATCACCGACGGCCGCAGCGGCACCATGCCGCCGATGGGCGGAGCGGTCGGCAACTCGGAAGACGTGAGAGACGTCGCGCACCACGTGCTCAGGCTCGCAGGCCGCACGTACGACGACCTGCGCGCGCACCGCGGCAAGCAGAAGTTCGAAAGCATCTGCGCGGCGTGCCACGGCGCCGACGGTAAAGGCAACTCGCAGCTCGGCGCGCCGAACCTCACCGACGACATCTGGCTGCACGGCGGCTCGGAAGCCTCCATCGTCGAGACCATCACCAAGGGACGCAAAGGCGCGATGCCGGCGCATCGGGATTTCCTGGACGCCGGGAAGATTCATCTGCTCACGGCGTACGTGTATGGGCTATCCGCGCCGGAAGGCGCTTTCAAAGCACCATGACCAACGCAGCCCGCAAACCCAAATTGACCGACGTCTCCAACGAGGTCGAGTCCGCCCTCTACGAGGTCCGCAGGAAAATCTACCCGCGCGCGGTGCACGGGTGGTTCGCGAGCTGGCGCGTGGCGCTGGTCGTCGCAACGCAGCTCGTCTTCTACGGCCTGCCGTGGCTGGCGTGGAACGGGCGGCAGGCGGTGCTGTTCGACCTCGGTGCGCGCAAGTTCTACATCTTCGGCGCGGTGTTCTGGCCGCAGGACTTCATCTTCCTGACCGGCGTGCTCGTCATCTCGGCGCTGTCGCTCTTCCTCTTCACCGCCGTCGCGGGGCGCCTCTTCTGCGGCTACGCGTGTCCGCAGACGGTCTACACCGAGATCTTCCTGTGGGTCGAGCGGCTCGTCGAAGGCGATCACGTGAAGCGCATGCGGCTGGACAAAGGGCCCGCGAGCGCGGCGAAGATCGGCCGCAAGGGCGCCAAGCACGCGATCTGGATCGCGCTGTCGCTGTGGACCGGTTTCACGTTCGTCGGTTACTTCACGCCGATACACACCCTCGTCGACGAAGCGCGGACGCTCTCGTTCGGCGGCTGGGAAGTCTTCTGGGTGCTCTTCTACGGCTTCGCCACCTACGGCAACGCGGGCTGGATGCGCGAGCAGGTGTGCAAGTACATGTGCCCGTACGCGCGCTTCCAGAGCGTCATGTTCGACAAGGACACGCTCGTCATCACCTACGACGCGAAGCGCGGCGAGCCGCGCGGCTCGCGCGCGCGATCGGTCGACGCGAAAGCGAAGGGGCTCGGCAGTTGCGTCGACTGCGGCATCTGCGTGCAGGTATGCCCCGTGGGCATCGACATCCGCCATGGGCTCCAGTACGAGTGCATCGGCTGCGCCGCGTGCATCGACGGTTGCGACCAGGTGATGGACAAGATGGGATACCCCAAAGGCCTCATCCGCTATTCGTCGGAGAACGCGATGAGCGGCGTGACGCGCGAGGGCGGCTGGCTGCGCCGGGCGTTCCGGCCGCGCGTGATGGTGTATTCCGCGCTCCTCCTCGCGCTGACCGCCGCGCTCGGTGCCGGGCTCTATCTGCGCAATCCGCTCAAGGTCGACGTGATCCGCGACCGCGCCGCGCTGGCGCGCGAGACGCGCGAAGGCCTGATCGAGAACGTGTACCGCCTGCAGATCATGAACACCGACGAAGCGCCGCATCGCTACGTCGTGTCGGCCTCCGGCCTCGAAGGGCTTGCCGTCGTCGCCAGGCAGCCCATCGAAGTGCACGGCGCGAGCGCGCAGTCGGTGGCGCTGGCGCTGCGCGTCGATCCGGCGGTGGTGAAGAAGGGCGGGTACGACGTGGTGATACGCGTCGAGGATGCGGAGGATGGCTCGATCGGGGTCGATGAGAAGACGCGGTTTTTTGTGAGATGACCAAGAAGGTGACGGATAAAACGGTGACGGGTAAGGCGGTGACGGATAAAGCGGTGACGAAAAACGTTCCGTGGTACCGGCATCACTGGCCCTGGCTCCTCATGCTCTTCCCCGCCCTCGCGGTGCTCGGCGGCGTCGCGATGCTGATCGTCGCCATGGGCTCGAACGACGGGCTCGTCGCGGACGATTACTACAAGCGCGGACTGGCGATCAACCAGACGCTGTCTCGCGACCATGCGGCGGCATCCGGGCACTATCGTGCACGCGTGATGTTCAATCCGACGCTCGACCGCGTGCGCGTCGCGGTCAGCGGCGACCGGCTGCCCGATGCGCTCACGCTGCGCCTGACGCACCCCACGCGCGCGGGCCAGGATCGTGTCGCGGTGCTGACGCGAGGCGCCGCGGGGCTGTACGAGGCGCCGATCGAGCCGGTCGGCTCGGGACGCTGGGGCGTTTCGCTCGAAGACGGCGCGGGCGCGTGGCGCCTTTCCGGCACGTGGCGCGCGTCGGACGAGCCGGTGGTGGATCTGGTTCCGAACGGATGATCAGGAGAGCCGCATGAAGCTCGCGATCTGGATACTGTGGCCGTCGTTCCTCGTGGGCGGCGCGGCCGAGGCGTTGTTCTTCACGCTGTTCGATCCGATGTCGCTGGAGATCCTCGGCAATCCCGTCTCGCTCACGCGCACCGCCATCTACACCCTCGGCTTCTTCGGTTTCTGGTCGCTCGCTGCGGCGTCGAGCGCGCTGACCTGCTTCCTCCAGCGGAGCAGCGTCGACATCAACCGCCTCTGCCCGCTCGAAGCGCCGAACCGGCCGGTGGGCTGTCCCCGACGGTCGCTATGAATGCCTGGCTCCAGGCGCTCGCGCTCGCCGCGTTCAGCGCCGGTCTCCTCGGCGGCGTGCATTGCGCGGCGATGTGCGGCGGCGTGATGACCGCGTGCGCGCCCTCGCCGAAAGAGCGCGCGCGCGGGCGCTGGCGGCTGGTGCTCGCGTACAACATCGGCCGCATCGCGAGCTACGGCGTCGCCGGTGCGCTCGTCGGCGCGCTGGGGCAGGGCGCGCTCGCGCTGCGTGCCGGCCCGCAAATTCAGCATGCGTTGCTCGTTGTGGCGGGCGCCTCGATGCTCATGCTCGCCGCCTATATGGCCGGCGTCGGCGGCTTCGTCCGCCGCCTCGAAAGCGCGGGCGGCTTCCTATGGCGCAGGCTTGCGCCGCATACGCGCTGGTTCCTTCCCGCGAACACCGTGCCGCGCGCTCTCGGGCTGGGCGCGCTCTGGGGATGGCTGCCGTGCGGCATGGTCTACGGCGTGCTGCTGACCGCCGTTGCCACCGGCAGCGCGGCCGAAGGCGCGCTGGTGATGCTCGCCTTCGGCGCCGGGACGCTGCCCAACCTGCTCGCGATCTCGGCCGCCGCCGGCACGCTCAAAACGGCGACGCGCAAGCCCGCGGTGAGAAAGGGTGTCGCGCTGGCGCTGGCGGCGCTGGGCGTGTTCGCGATCGCCGGCGTCATCCATCCCGCGGCGTTCGCCGCCGACGGGCTCCTATGCAGGGTGCTGCCGGTCGCGGCGCATCCGTGACGAGCGGCCGAACACCGCCGCGTACAGCCCGACCATCACGATCCAGCACAAGAGGCCCGCCCACGCCACGTGGCTCGGGAAGTGCGCGCCCTGGAGCACGCGTCCCCACCCCAGCGCGAGCCCGGCCGCGATCCCGATCGCGAGCGCGGCGGGAGCGGCCTTGCGCATCCCGCGGCGATGCGCCGCGAAATAGAAGGCGAGCAGCGCGAAGCCCGTCGATGCGTGACCCGCGGGAAAGCAGTGTCCCGCCCGGATCGGCGGCGCAGACCCCTCCCATAGCCTCTCGTAAGGGACGTAGCCGCCGAACTCGTCGATGTCCCACGGGCAATGCCGCGCGCTCAGCGCCTTGGCGGCCGTCACGCTGAGCGGCGCGAGGCCGATGGCCAGCACGAGGAAGAGCAGGATGCGCCGATCGAAGCGAAGCGCGGGCAACGCGAAGGTGAGGACGAGCGCGGCGGCGGCCAGGAAGCCCAGCATCGCAACCGCGTATTTCGTCCAGTGGTGCATCACCACGTCGAGCCAGAAGTTGTCGCGCAGCGGGAAATCGGCGGTCGCGGCGTCGAACGCGTAGCGCGTCAGCGTCCGGTCGAGATCGGTCGCGCGGTCGAGCGCGAGCAGCGCGATCGCGAGCAGCGCGGGCACCCACAGCCAGCGCAGCGGGACGGTGCGCGCGGCCTTGTGCACGATCAGCGCGCTCCGTACTGGCGCCGCGTATAGAGCCGGTAGGCGAGCTGGAAGACGCTCGCGGCGTCCTTGAGGCCCTCGTCGTCTCGCCCGTGCGAGCCGTGGGTGTCGCGATCGATCGTCGCCGAGGTCTTGCGGAAACCGAGCTCGTTCAGGCGCCCGGCCGTGAGCAGCGCCACGTCGCGGTTGTGATTGAGCGGTACGGCGCGGTCCTGCGCCGGGCCCGCGAGCACGTCACGGCCGAAGAACGCGCTGTCGTACGAGAGCTTCAGCAGACCCAGCACCGTCGGCGCGACGTCGAGCTGGCTCGTGACCGTGTTCACCCGCCGCGGCCTGAAATGCGCGGGCGAGTACACCATGAAGGGGATCTCGTACGAGCGCAGCGGGAAATCCTCCTTGCCGTACACGCGCGCGCCGTGATCGGCGACGATGACGACCGCGGTGTCGTCGAAGTACGGCTTGGCGCGCAGCGCCTCGATGAAGCGTCCGATCGCGTAATCGGCGTAGCGCACGCCCGCTTCGCGCCCGCCGCCTTTGGCCTTGACGCCGTCCACGCCCTCGGGGAAGGTGAACGGCTTGTGGTTCGAGGTGCTCATCACGACCGAGAAGA from Burkholderiales bacterium harbors:
- a CDS encoding alpha/beta hydrolase codes for the protein MFYNGNWVDSFPDNYQWSNATLVTKGMAPYGAVALAEIDEIVQRLHERANEPEAWAEEWTRVAARLERVADKAAAEGRDATAGNYYLRSAMYYYTGERMVEPGERKTGLYKKSLRCAHAGLQRRLSNIELVDVPYEDTALAAYFLRAQGVNGPAPTVVLFDGLDNCKEMSVLFAGVELSLRGFNTLAIDGPGQGESLRLRNIHSRHDYEVAGTAAFEYVDSRTDVDPQRVAIAAYSLGGYYAPRIAAFERRYAACIAWGAIYDYHATWVKRRELARTQAGKTQAASHFQIPWVLGVPDWDAAMKKLEHYTLEGVAPRIHCPTLILHGERDRLSSLETAQKLYDACGARDKTLKVFTAEDSGIEHCQADNRQVGTDYIGDWLQARLG
- a CDS encoding GNAT family N-acetyltransferase; this translates as MSGIVVRPVAPGDFEGWKPLWKGYNAFYGREGPTALADDVTHSTWSRFFDAYEPVHGLVAESAGSLVGLVHYIFHRSTLHTAPICYLQDLYTVPDLRGKGVGRALIEAVYDRARAANAGRVYWHTHETNAVAMRLYDKVADRSGFIVYRKPL
- a CDS encoding DUF2199 domain-containing protein yields the protein MNRDEPRCAQCGEAHPRDELELAFRRPDVIAVLTETQRFGQRVRETDDLCEYAGEFFVRAVLPLPVEGWDEPYCIGLWVKVDRRTFDRVLELWDDPAQSDEPPFDAVISNEIPTLPQTVGLRVHLQLTAPTSRPYALVPACAHPLHREQSAGITAHRASEYSSLFA
- a CDS encoding cupin domain-containing protein, whose protein sequence is MSVDRGNLFDDAAAPGGGERCDVLLRHRNLVVERIVSSAAMEPKSFVQAQDEWVVLLRGTAVLEVAGERLVLATGDYVFLPAGTAHTVCSASEGALWLAVKSGSESHYA
- the eat gene encoding ethanolamine permease, which codes for MKASTPQALKPEIGVAGLWGLAVGLVISGEYFGWSYGWAAAGTVGFLASTLIVGTLYLAFIFSFTELTTAIPRAGGPFEYARRAFGPFGGLVAGYATLVEFALAPPAIAAALGAYVHFQFDSVPVFAVAVVAYGIFVWLNVIGVKHAVRFELFVTLLAVFELLVFMAVVAPGFSLDSYLTDPMPHGWSGVLAAIPFAIWFFLAIEGVAMAAEEVKKPKTTIPIGYISGIATLLVLAFGVMLFAGGAGDWSQLTAIDNPLPEAMAMVVGRDSGWIHMLVAIGLFGLLASFHGIILACSRQIYALARAGYLPSALEAVHARYATPHLAIVATGVIGIAALATGATSQLITLSALGAIVMYMTSMLALFRLRKTAPDLERPYRCPLFPVAPAVALCLSALSLAVIAYFNPLLTAVFVAGFGAAVLYFRATSERRAGAEPGR
- a CDS encoding alpha/beta hydrolase, with amino-acid sequence MSRTFDSDGVAIHYVEAGAGPPVVLVHSYAGDLRSQWVQTGVLDALARDYRAIAFDHRGHGESGKPHDPGAYGVRMTWDIARLMDHLAIGRAHIVGYSMGAHLVAQLLTLAPRRFLSATLGGGTGRRHWGDAEERQVEIEAGEMERGSLRAQVLRLWPEGKPPPRDEVIARSSALFLRGKDCLALAASRRSNREQVFATEDLSGIDAPVLGIVGSEDPYLASYDELRAVLPRIERVVIEGADHAGAAGRKEFVEALLGFLKKTGV
- a CDS encoding prepilin-type N-terminal cleavage/methylation domain-containing protein codes for the protein MAARARGFTLIEIAIVLVIIGLLLGGILKGQELLTAARVRNIIQQQEQYKTAFIGFQDRYRNPPGDYAQATANIKDVAPGPCGTPNPDGNGNGNNRVEATGSENTLAWEHLSKAGFITVVYTCATTVGAGTSPRNRYEQPLEIVFDDQYAGTAPARHNLKTGGRIPSNLLAEVDRKIDDGVATTGEFRAALATGITATECYAAATGAWQADNPGNNCMGASLF
- the ccoN gene encoding cytochrome-c oxidase, cbb3-type subunit I; amino-acid sequence: MQQASTYNYRVVRQFAIATVVWGVVGMAVGVLIAAQLIWPELNLAPWLSYGRLRPLHTNAVIFAFGGCALFATSYHVVQRTSQARLYGEKLAAFTFWGWQAVLVAAVITLPMGYTSSKEYAELEWPIDVLIALVWIAYAVVFFGTIARRTVKHIYVANWFFGAYIITIAVLHIVNSAALPATLTKSYSAYAGVQDAMVQWWYGHNAVGFFLTAGFLGMMYYYIPKQAGRPVYSYRLSVVHFWALIFTYMWAGPHHLHYTALPDWAQSIGMIFSLILLAPSWGGMINGVMTLSGAWHKLRTDPILKFLVVSLSFYGMATFEGPMMSIKTVNALSHYTDWTVGHVHAGALGWVGFITIGSLYYLIPRLYGRAEMYSTKLITVHFWIATLGVVLYIAAMWIAGVMQGLMWRAVNADGTLTYAFAEGVKATYPYYGVRLLGGLMYLGGMVVMAYNVARTVMGHQAVDAPIPGAIAIKVVPVTAAAVPAQA
- the ccoO gene encoding cytochrome-c oxidase, cbb3-type subunit II; its protein translation is MSSQVTSRHDVIERNIGLLIVLVILVISVGGLVEIVPLFFQRSTTQPVQGLKPYSPLALSGRDIYIREGCSNCHSQMIRPFRAETERYGHYSVAGEFVYDRPFLWGSKRTGPDLARVGRRYSDEWHRVHLMNPRDVVPESNMPAYAFLDTTPLKADDLPARMRTLRTLGVPYTDAEIAGARDSVKGKTEMEAVIAYLQGLGTVLRNVR
- a CDS encoding cbb3-type cytochrome c oxidase subunit 3, whose amino-acid sequence is MDYEIARSVSTVVMFVVFVGIALWAYSARQRTRFDEAAQLPLEDELGLRSNAKEQER